A genomic region of Eucalyptus grandis isolate ANBG69807.140 chromosome 5, ASM1654582v1, whole genome shotgun sequence contains the following coding sequences:
- the LOC120293726 gene encoding uncharacterized protein LOC120293726: MHELLSVSPESVEEITARKETGLHLAVKKDQYHAFVRLVEHLKEQKKEHVINWQDDQGNTALHLAVAVKNSQVVNFMSEKHAQGDVVVAVNAHNNCGQTPLDFVGRKGGNRKQIRGILNALGAKHGEESRADIRNALLVVAGLIASTTYQSVLQPPKFQALVNTNHTEGFPASYASYMTGFYGRDLAYIVFMTGNTLGLLVAVQMIICLTRDLSVRLPMLLSMTLLVQTYYCHTYYLPFGTQEKEFGLINVELLNVLPLMIPILLLLFQKRLAEALEVYLGKLSPFDDLGDMCI; this comes from the exons ATGCATGAACTGCTCTCTGTTTCGCCTGAATCCGTTGAAGAGATAACTGCCCGAAAGGAGACGGGGCTTCACCTCGCCGTGAAGAAAGACCAGTATCATGCCTTCGTTCGGTTGGTGGAGCATCTGAAGGAGCAAAAGAAGGAGCACGTGATCAATTGGCAGGACGACCAAGGCAATACGGCCTTGCATCTTGCTGTCGCCGTAAAAAATTCCCAG GTGGTTAACTTCATGAGTGAAAAGCATGCTCAAGGGGACGTGGTCGTGGCCGTGAATGCCCATAACAATTGTGGCCAGACGCCTCTAGATTTCGTGGGAAGGAAAGGAGGAAATAGAAAACAGATCAGAGGAATCCTCAATGCACTTGGAGCCAAACACGGGGAAGAGTCTAGGGCCGACATACGCAATGCCCTGCTGGTCGTCGCCGGGCTCATTGCGAGCACAACCTACCAATCTGTGCTTCAGCCGCCAAAATTTCAAGCATTAGTCAACACAAATCATACAGAAGGCTTCCCCGCATCCTACGCATCTTATATGACTGGTTTTTATGGCAGGGACTTAGCATACATTGTCTTCATGACCGGCAACACACTTGGACTCTTGGTGGCAGTCCAGATGATCATTTGCCTCACCAGAGATCTCAGCGTCAGGCTGCCGATGCTTCTCTCTATGACCTTATTGGTTCAAACTTACTATTGCCACACATATTACCTGCCGTTCGGGACGCAGGAAAAGGAGTTTGGTCTGATAAATGTGGAATTGTTGAATGTGCTACCGCTAATGATTCCAATTCTTCTTCTACTGTTCCAGAAGCGGTTGGCGGAAGCTTTAGAAGTTTACTTGGGAAAGCTTTCTCCGTTTGACGACCTAGGGGATATGTGTATATGA
- the LOC120294139 gene encoding ankyrin repeat-containing protein BDA1-like yields MERRLLEAARKGNIEELNDLIGSNGLILEEMALKGAGHTPLHMACVAGHIDFFRKLLKLMPKFVEKVNADGFSPLHIAAALGDFEIARELLRVGQHLCSVKGWERRIPLHYAVVNGELDVMKLLLSALPESIEETTAREETALHLAVKNNRFEVLVELVGHLKRHKKQQVINWQDNKGNTVLHVAVAIQNFEVVNFMLCGFAREFGIVDVNALNKSGLTPLDVSSRSDQEIREFLMQAGAKYGQSNLLSSQIDLVHRDEDNNNGITSYQRSSPLKDSNRGEESSDDKVSNLLVVAVLIASATFQAVIQPPILFKKFKIHIKNGFVATVSSFLTSPVGTDFTLCIFLGSNTFGFLLSVQMIICLTKKLPSRWPLVLSTAAMVLTYLNCMANVPARSLHDEEYNPPRAFLIFIVAIIISVALLLLQNKIARVLDAVRELFSRPAS; encoded by the exons ATGGAGAGAAGGTTACTAGAAGCAGCTCGAAAGGGCAATATCGAAGAACTGAATGACTTGATTGGAAGCAATGGGCTCATCCTTGAGGAGATGGCTCTCAAAGGAGCAGGTCACACGCCGCTGCACATGGCTTGTGTAGCCGGCCATATTGATTTCTTCCGAAAGCTCCTGAAGTTGATGCCCAAGTTCGTGGAAAAAGTGAATGCAGATGGTTTCAGCCCGTTGCACATCGCAGCAGCTCTAGGTGATTTTGAGATCGCGAGGGAGCTCTTGAGAGTGGGTCAACACCTGTGCTCTGTGAAGGGATGGGAGAGAAGAATCCCTTTGCATTATGCCGTTGTTAATGGGGAGCTCGATGTCATGAAGTTATTGCTCTCCGCTTTGCCTGAATCCATTGAAGAGACAACTGCCCGAGAAGAGACAGCACTTCATCTCGCCGTGAAGAACAACCGGTTTGAAGTGCTGGTTGAATTGGTGGGGCATCTGAAGCGGCACAAGAAGCAGCAAGTCATCAATTGGCAGGACAACAAAGGCAACACTGTCTTGCATGTCGCTGTCGCCATACAAAATTTTGAG GTGGTTAACTTCATGCTTTGTGGTTTTGCTCGGGAGTTTGGGATCGTGGACGTGAACGCATTGAACAAGAGTGGCTTAACCCCTCTCGATGTCTCATCTCGCTCTGATCAAGAGATTAGAGAATTCCTCATGCAAGCTGGAGCCAAATACGGGCAATCAAACTTGCTTTCTTCACAAATAGACCTGGTGCACCGCGATGAAGATAATAATAACGGCATTACCAGCTATCAACGGTCATCACCACTAAAAGATTCGAACCGGGGAGAAGAGTCGTCAGACGACAAAGTTAGCAACCTGCTGGTTGTAGCCGTGCTCATAGCAAGTGCAACCTTCCAAGCCGTGATTCAGCCTCCAATCCtttttaagaaattcaaaattcatatcAAGAATGGCTTCGTTGCAACAGTCTCATCTTTCTTAACAAGTCCCGTTGGCACGGATTTTACTTTGTGTATCTTCCTGGGCAGCAACACGTTCGGATTCTTGTTGTCTGTTCAGATGATCATTTGTCTCACCAAAAAACTTCCATCAAGGTGGCCGCTGGTGCTCTCCACAGCCGCGATGGTTCTTACTTACCTTAACTGCATGGCAAACGTGCCAGCCAGGTCGTTACACGATGAAGAATACAATCCTCCAAGAGCGTTCTTGATATTCATAGTGGCGATCATCATATCAGTTGCTCTTCTATTATTACAGAATAAAATAGCACGAGTTTTAGATGCGGTACGGGAACTATTCTCGAGACCAGCGTCCTAG